From Peromyscus eremicus chromosome 3, PerEre_H2_v1, whole genome shotgun sequence, one genomic window encodes:
- the M6pr gene encoding cation-dependent mannose-6-phosphate receptor, with protein sequence MPRGLVGGAVAQQPLAASCFRFLERVAERRLGERWPQTRTEDRSLRPAALRLRLPTPGPHSWRHLSFGCCVFRDTMFPFSGCWKTELLLLLVLALAVRESWQTEEKSCDLVGEKDKESKQETALLDRLQPLFNKSFESTVGQGSDTYSYIFRVCREAGNHSSGAGLVQISKNNGKETVVGRINETHLFNGSNWIMLIYKGGDEYDNHCGKEQRRAVVMISCNRHTLAGNFNPVSEERNKVQDCLYLFEMDSSVACSPEASHLSVGSILLVIFASLVAVYIIGGFLYQRLVVGAKGMEQFPHLAFWQDLGNLVADGCDFVCRSKPRNMPAAYRGVGDDQLGEESEERDDHLLPM encoded by the exons ATGCCGCGGGGTCTAGTGGGCGGAGCAGTTGCTCAGCAGCCTCTCGCTGCTTCCTGTTTCCGGTTTCTGGAGCGAGTCGCAGAGCGGCGCCTTGGGGAGCGCTGGCCTCAGACAAGAACCGAGGACCGGAGTCTGCGGCCCGCTGCTCTCCGGCTGCGTCTTCCAACCCCAGGGCCACATTCTTGGAGGCATCTGAGTTTCGGCTGCTGTGTTTTCCGTGACAC GATGTtccccttctctggctgctgGAAGACTGAATTGTTACTGTTGCTAGTCCTGGCTTTGGCTGTGAGAGAATCCtggcagacagaagaaaaatcCTGTGACCTGGTAGGAGAGAAGGATAAGGAGTCAAAACAAGAGACGGCTCTCCTGGACAGGCTACAGCCACTGTTcaacaaaag TTTTGAGAGCACTGTGGGCCAGGGCTCAGACACGTACAGCTACATATTCAGAGTATGCCGGGAAGCTGGCAACCACTCCTCTGGGGCAGGCCTGGTGCAGATCAGCAAAAATAATGGGAAGGAGACGGTGGTTGGGAGAATCAACGAGACTCACCTCTTCAATGGAA GTAATTGGATCATGCTGATATATAAAGGGGGTGATGAATATGACAACCACTGTGGCAAAGAACAGCGTCGCGCAGTGGTGATGATCTCCTGCAATCGACACACACTAGCG GGCAATTTTAACCCAGTGTCTGAGGAACGAAACAAAGTCCAAGATTGTTTGTACCTCTTTGAGATGGACAGCAGCGTAGCCTGTTCACCTGAAGCCTCCCACCTCAGTGTGGGCTCTATCTTACTGGTCAT ATTTGCATCATTGGTTGCTGTCTACATCATTGGGGGTTTCTTATACCAGCGGCTGGTGGTAGGAGCCAAGGGAATGGAGCAGTTTCCCCATCTGGCCTTCTGGCAGGATCTTGGCAACCTAGTAGCT GATGGTTGTGACTTTGTGTGCCGTTCCAAACCCCGCAACATGCCTGCTGCCTATCGTGGAGTTGGGGATGACCAGCTGGGGGAAGAGTCAGAAGAAAGAGATGATCATTTGCTACCAATGTGA